One window of Saccharicrinis carchari genomic DNA carries:
- the porZ gene encoding type IX secretion system anionic LPS delivery protein PorZ, giving the protein MKPSTLFLFTSLIFTSIKAQVPVGQWQDYLSFYQVHSVQKAGNKIYAATDVGLFSYDTQEYALEKLSKLNGLSDVGISAIKSSPASDMLVVGYTNGKIDIVSNAKIYTIPDLFLKEMNVSKKINHIYFEGNKAFCSTDFGVVVLDIVKKEIADSYIIGENASNIKVMQMTASADSFYVATEQGILGAPINSNLLSFYQTWKRVSEDSKAYLSVASIDNTIVASRTNGTSVDILEYRHGQWEYKFTKNSFVGLQALNNGIAVISAKTIDLYDETLNKTASINSFTLEGKSINPNFSAICIDENNTKWVGDAAQGLIQLSSTGDMQIVPDGPASNNCFKLKATANALWTVRGLPHQFSPIRVPAECSIYRNGTWTRLDNNNPFLKNAYNLNDIAIDPHNENHAFVSSAFAGIFEIMDDAIIEHYTETNSAIVLNSGWRLINGVMFDKQGNLFANNQNILYPIIVKPKIINENNSENNFGWYGYDYILESEKSKPWLHQTIQTSWGHFWAVSFHNPPGLFIFDHAGTIDNSSDDRYRYAGDTNDSRASKMLIWDDDGKEVLSTIYCVAEDKSGYVWVGTSAGILVYYRPREVFNIEKPVASRIKIPRNDGSGFADYLLENEHISVIEVDGANRKWIGTANNGVYLVSSDGTKTISHFNSNNSPLLSNNIKSISINPRSGEVFFGTDKGIVSYRGTSTEGATNYSNVKAFPNPVRPQHQGPITITGLMENSTVSITDISGKIVYQAISTGGQLVWNGRNVYNQKVSSGVYLVLATDTEGSESMVTKIMIVR; this is encoded by the coding sequence ATGAAGCCGAGTACACTTTTTCTGTTTACCTCATTAATTTTTACATCCATAAAAGCACAGGTGCCTGTTGGTCAATGGCAGGATTATTTGTCGTTTTACCAAGTACATAGTGTGCAAAAGGCAGGTAATAAAATATATGCAGCCACTGATGTGGGACTTTTTTCGTACGATACGCAGGAATATGCTCTCGAAAAACTAAGTAAACTAAATGGACTATCCGATGTAGGCATAAGCGCAATAAAATCCTCCCCCGCCTCAGATATGCTGGTGGTAGGCTATACCAATGGAAAAATTGATATTGTAAGTAATGCAAAAATCTACACCATCCCTGATTTATTTTTGAAAGAGATGAATGTCAGCAAAAAAATCAATCATATTTATTTTGAGGGCAACAAAGCATTTTGCTCAACCGATTTTGGTGTTGTGGTGCTGGATATCGTTAAAAAAGAAATAGCCGACAGCTATATAATTGGCGAAAACGCAAGCAATATAAAAGTTATGCAAATGACTGCCTCTGCCGATTCCTTTTATGTAGCTACAGAACAAGGCATTTTGGGGGCTCCCATCAACAGTAACTTACTATCCTTTTACCAAACCTGGAAAAGGGTTAGTGAGGACAGCAAGGCGTATCTTTCCGTGGCTTCCATTGATAACACCATTGTTGCATCCAGAACAAACGGTACTTCGGTCGATATTCTTGAATACCGCCACGGGCAATGGGAATATAAGTTTACAAAAAATAGTTTTGTTGGGCTACAGGCGCTTAATAATGGAATTGCCGTCATTTCGGCCAAAACCATCGACCTTTACGATGAAACACTTAATAAAACAGCTAGCATCAACAGTTTTACGCTGGAAGGAAAAAGCATCAACCCTAATTTTTCAGCTATTTGCATAGATGAAAATAACACAAAATGGGTAGGCGATGCCGCTCAGGGTCTTATTCAATTATCCAGTACCGGCGATATGCAAATAGTACCAGATGGCCCCGCATCTAACAATTGCTTTAAATTAAAGGCAACGGCAAATGCACTTTGGACCGTACGGGGTCTGCCCCACCAATTTAGCCCAATCCGAGTTCCGGCGGAATGTTCCATCTATCGTAACGGGACATGGACACGCTTAGATAACAACAATCCGTTTTTAAAAAACGCCTATAATTTAAACGACATAGCGATTGACCCACATAATGAAAATCATGCTTTTGTAAGCAGTGCCTTTGCAGGCATTTTTGAGATAATGGACGATGCCATCATTGAACATTACACCGAAACCAATAGTGCCATTGTACTCAACTCGGGATGGCGATTGATAAATGGGGTTATGTTTGATAAGCAGGGAAATCTGTTTGCCAATAACCAAAATATACTATATCCCATAATTGTAAAACCAAAGATTATTAACGAAAATAACAGCGAAAATAACTTTGGATGGTACGGCTATGATTATATTCTTGAAAGCGAGAAATCAAAGCCCTGGCTCCACCAGACTATTCAAACTTCGTGGGGACATTTTTGGGCTGTATCCTTCCATAACCCCCCAGGCTTATTTATATTCGACCATGCCGGCACCATTGATAATTCGAGCGACGACAGGTACAGATATGCCGGCGATACCAATGATTCCCGGGCTTCAAAAATGCTAATCTGGGACGATGATGGCAAAGAAGTATTATCTACCATATACTGCGTTGCAGAAGATAAGTCGGGTTATGTTTGGGTTGGCACCAGTGCCGGTATTCTGGTTTATTACCGCCCAAGAGAGGTTTTTAATATTGAAAAACCCGTGGCCTCAAGAATAAAAATACCGCGCAACGACGGGAGTGGCTTTGCCGATTATTTATTAGAAAATGAGCATATCAGTGTTATTGAGGTAGACGGCGCAAACCGAAAGTGGATAGGAACCGCCAATAATGGTGTATATCTGGTTTCAAGCGACGGCACAAAAACAATCAGCCATTTTAATAGCAACAACAGCCCCCTTTTATCCAACAACATCAAATCCATTTCCATCAATCCCAGAAGTGGAGAAGTATTTTTTGGAACCGACAAAGGAATCGTATCCTATCGCGGAACATCTACTGAAGGAGCAACCAATTATTCAAACGTTAAAGCATTTCCTAATCCTGTACGTCCACAACATCAGGGCCCCATAACTATTACCGGTTTAATGGAAAACTCAACCGTTAGCATAACCGATATCAGCGGAAAAATAGTATATCAAGCTATTTCTACAGGAGGACAGCTTGTATGGAACGGAAGGAATGTATATAACCAAAAGGTTTCGAGCGGAGTTTATTTGGTTTTGGCCACCGATACAGAAGGGTCGGAATCCATGGTGACAAAAATAATGATAGTACGATAA
- a CDS encoding non-canonical purine NTP diphosphatase gives MIKQRHPQGVVFFRQHNTIAAIKSVYTHMELVFATNNQHKLSEIKNILACGIVLKSLKDINCSEDIPETGLTLEANATQKSAYIYNKYHINCFADDTGLEVEALKGEPGVYSARYAGDEKDAIRNMNKLLDKLRDEANRKARFRTVISLILNGKEYQFEGIVNGHITRRQSGSKGFGYDPIFIPYGYDITMAEMEPSAKNKISHRARAINKMVEFLNKL, from the coding sequence ATGATTAAACAACGCCACCCGCAAGGCGTTGTTTTTTTTAGGCAGCATAATACTATCGCAGCCATTAAAAGCGTTTATACCCATATGGAACTTGTTTTTGCAACCAATAACCAGCACAAGCTTAGCGAGATTAAAAACATACTTGCTTGTGGAATTGTGCTGAAAAGTTTGAAAGATATTAACTGCTCCGAAGATATTCCGGAAACAGGCCTCACCCTGGAAGCTAATGCCACACAAAAATCGGCATATATTTACAACAAATATCATATAAATTGCTTTGCCGACGATACGGGCTTGGAAGTAGAAGCTCTTAAGGGGGAGCCCGGGGTGTATAGTGCCCGATATGCCGGCGATGAAAAGGATGCTATCCGGAACATGAACAAATTGCTGGATAAGTTAAGGGATGAAGCCAATAGAAAAGCGCGATTCCGAACCGTTATCTCATTGATATTAAATGGGAAAGAATATCAGTTTGAGGGCATTGTAAACGGACACATCACACGCCGGCAATCGGGAAGTAAAGGTTTTGGGTACGACCCCATTTTTATACCCTACGGATACGATATAACCATGGCTGAAATGGAACCGTCGGCAAAAAATAAAATAAGCCACAGAGCCCGAGCCATAAATAAAATGGTTGAGTTTTTAAATAAATTATAG
- a CDS encoding universal stress protein yields the protein MEKTENIILIPYDFTQVAMHAVAHVKSLSQRNGAQIYLLHIVKKDTDADEALKKLTQEKQKIKDSYGINVNLVVKEGTIFKTIKEVASEINANLVVMGTHGIKGRQKLTGSWALKVIVGSKIPFFVVQDKPTDSEVKKIVFPVDFKTENKEKLYWAQYLSSFMETKVFLFSSSTKDGVIEPRTKANLVFCKNYLEEKEINYELSLSDGKGSFAQETINFANTINADAIIIMTTRDIAFHDYILGANEQHIIANSFKVPVMVINPRTDLMKYGYGAF from the coding sequence ATGGAGAAAACAGAAAACATAATACTGATACCATATGACTTTACCCAGGTTGCCATGCACGCGGTAGCTCATGTCAAATCGCTTTCTCAACGAAATGGTGCACAAATTTACCTGTTACATATTGTTAAAAAAGATACGGATGCGGATGAGGCGCTAAAAAAACTCACACAGGAAAAACAAAAAATTAAAGATAGTTACGGTATAAATGTGAATCTTGTTGTTAAAGAAGGAACTATTTTTAAAACCATAAAAGAAGTTGCCTCTGAAATAAACGCCAATTTGGTGGTTATGGGTACCCATGGTATTAAAGGGCGACAAAAGTTAACCGGCAGTTGGGCGTTAAAAGTAATTGTAGGTTCCAAAATTCCGTTTTTTGTAGTACAGGATAAACCTACGGATTCAGAGGTTAAAAAAATTGTTTTCCCGGTAGATTTTAAAACCGAGAATAAAGAAAAACTCTATTGGGCGCAATACCTGTCCAGTTTTATGGAAACGAAGGTATTTTTATTTAGCAGCTCTACCAAGGATGGTGTAATTGAACCCAGAACCAAAGCCAACCTGGTATTTTGCAAAAATTATCTGGAAGAAAAAGAGATCAATTATGAGCTTTCCTTATCTGATGGTAAAGGATCCTTTGCTCAGGAAACGATAAACTTTGCCAATACTATTAATGCCGATGCCATTATTATTATGACTACCCGTGACATTGCTTTCCATGATTATATACTTGGAGCCAACGAACAACATATTATAGCCAATAGCTTTAAAGTACCCGTTATGGTTATTAATCCACGAACCGATTTAATGAAATACGGATACGGGGCGTTTTAG
- a CDS encoding adenylate/guanylate cyclase domain-containing protein: MINSIVLSGDTLNRPSVLDTVCAVESKLDFVEFNFVPAHPDSAELRRFYLKGHDATFGKWTYKNSVTYSNLEKGNYQFILESEKGVQTIYLYIAPSLNGYLVSTVILLLVAVTGLLLLKIGFKKGAKRKLFPFHRDSIAPLLQKYLNQPTTETAEYRKLAQRRSIKYEKATVLFADIQGFTKIVEHMNPETLIDELDRFFVHFDEVAEKYKIEKIKTIGDAYMCAGGLPEKNRTNPIEVVMAAIEMQQFMQKTGEEAQKDGKDFWELRIGIHTGSVISGVIGRKKLSFDIWGDTVNIASRMESSGVAGKINVSGVSYQLIKDFFVCEYRGKMPIKYKGETDMYFVKGIMPHLSDGELGKRPNEEFFTKLQWIRYDDIEEVVLTKMKTELPASVTYHNIQHTIDVCTQVEVLGRAEGLSSKNLLLVKTAALFHDTGFMVNPQHHEVQSVRIVREMLPHYGFRKNEIETISQLIMATESNAEPNNLMEMVLKDADLDYLGRADFVPLSLKLWEELCEHNGKMSQKEWNKKQFAFLSKHVYYTATAKKMRQVNKKMQLKKIERLLK; encoded by the coding sequence ATGATTAATTCAATTGTTTTATCCGGTGATACCCTCAATAGGCCATCTGTTTTGGATACGGTGTGCGCGGTTGAAAGTAAACTTGACTTTGTGGAGTTTAACTTTGTGCCTGCACATCCCGACTCGGCAGAATTACGACGTTTTTATTTAAAGGGGCATGATGCAACCTTTGGTAAGTGGACCTATAAAAATAGTGTTACCTATAGTAACTTAGAAAAAGGCAACTACCAATTTATTTTGGAATCGGAAAAGGGTGTACAAACCATTTATTTGTATATAGCTCCTTCGCTCAATGGATATTTAGTTTCTACAGTAATATTACTGCTGGTAGCTGTAACGGGTTTATTATTGCTCAAAATTGGTTTTAAAAAGGGCGCAAAACGAAAGCTATTTCCTTTTCATCGGGACTCCATTGCCCCTTTGTTACAAAAATATTTAAATCAACCTACAACCGAAACGGCAGAATACAGGAAGCTTGCGCAGCGACGATCCATTAAATACGAAAAAGCAACCGTGTTATTTGCCGATATTCAGGGCTTTACAAAAATAGTTGAGCACATGAATCCCGAAACATTAATAGATGAGCTGGATAGGTTTTTTGTGCATTTTGATGAGGTGGCTGAGAAATATAAAATTGAAAAAATAAAGACCATAGGCGATGCATACATGTGTGCCGGCGGTTTGCCCGAAAAAAACAGAACCAACCCTATTGAAGTGGTGATGGCGGCTATTGAAATGCAACAGTTTATGCAAAAAACGGGTGAAGAAGCCCAAAAAGATGGAAAAGACTTTTGGGAATTAAGGATAGGGATTCATACCGGTAGTGTTATATCCGGGGTGATAGGGCGTAAAAAGCTATCTTTTGATATTTGGGGCGATACGGTAAATATTGCAAGCCGGATGGAATCCTCGGGAGTGGCAGGTAAAATTAATGTTTCCGGGGTAAGTTATCAGCTTATTAAAGATTTTTTTGTTTGTGAGTACCGTGGTAAAATGCCCATAAAATATAAAGGCGAAACAGATATGTACTTCGTAAAAGGAATAATGCCCCATTTGTCGGACGGCGAACTAGGAAAGCGACCAAACGAAGAGTTTTTTACCAAATTGCAATGGATAAGGTATGACGATATTGAGGAGGTGGTATTGACCAAGATGAAGACAGAACTGCCGGCTTCGGTAACATACCATAACATACAGCACACCATTGACGTTTGTACTCAGGTTGAAGTACTGGGCCGAGCCGAAGGCTTAAGTAGTAAAAATCTATTACTGGTAAAAACGGCTGCTCTTTTTCATGATACCGGCTTTATGGTTAATCCGCAGCACCACGAGGTACAGAGCGTTAGGATAGTAAGGGAAATGCTGCCTCATTATGGATTCAGAAAAAATGAGATAGAAACCATAAGCCAATTAATTATGGCAACTGAGAGCAATGCCGAACCCAATAATTTAATGGAAATGGTACTCAAAGATGCCGATTTGGATTACCTGGGTCGCGCCGATTTTGTGCCTCTGTCGTTGAAACTTTGGGAGGAATTGTGCGAACACAATGGTAAGATGTCGCAAAAAGAATGGAACAAAAAACAATTTGCTTTTTTAAGTAAGCATGTATATTATACTGCTACCGCAAAAAAAATGCGTCAGGTGAATAAAAAGATGCAGTTGAAAAAAATAGAAAGATTATTAAAATAG
- a CDS encoding bactofilin family protein, whose translation MAKSYEPETKSHNLIGVGTKITGNIETTESIRIDGEVEGNISSKGKVVVGGKGKIKGEIDCLNAEIEGVLEGKVQIKELLSLKSTSKLYGDIRTNKLTIEPGAVFTGKCAMGLDAKPGVPPVQDTKK comes from the coding sequence ATGGCAAAGTCGTACGAACCGGAAACAAAATCGCATAATCTGATAGGTGTAGGTACAAAAATAACGGGTAACATCGAAACTACCGAGAGCATACGGATAGATGGAGAAGTTGAAGGGAATATATCGTCAAAAGGTAAGGTTGTAGTAGGAGGTAAAGGAAAAATAAAAGGAGAGATAGATTGCCTTAATGCCGAAATTGAGGGTGTATTAGAAGGCAAGGTGCAGATTAAAGAACTTCTCTCGTTAAAATCTACTTCAAAATTATATGGCGACATACGAACCAATAAACTAACCATTGAGCCCGGCGCTGTTTTTACCGGTAAATGTGCTATGGGATTGGATGCGAAGCCGGGTGTGCCTCCCGTTCAAGATACTAAAAAGTGA
- the atpB gene encoding F0F1 ATP synthase subunit A — protein sequence MNKFLLVLVLSTGILFSTTYASNKDSNTNGEEEAFDPTEMIMHHIADAHVWHIVSWGKGDKQIHIQIPLPIILYDKGKVHCFLYSRFNNDTHIAESQGSYFLYHHGKIYNSDANGTIQYDQEGHIINTAPLDFSLKRNVWSMWLSIALLIWIFVTVAKSYKNGPAKPKGIQALMEPLIQFVNDDIVRMQIGEEKARRFAPYLLTVFFFIWINNMLGLVPFFPGASNFTGNISVTMVLAVFTFLITNINGTTNYWKHTLIAPGVPFFVKLILVPVEIIGLFTKPFALMIRLLANITAGHIIILSLASLIFVLKSIYIAPVSILLSLIMFMLELLVALLQAYIFTLLSALFIGMAVQDTEH from the coding sequence ATGAATAAGTTTCTCTTGGTACTGGTATTATCAACCGGCATACTCTTCTCAACAACCTATGCTTCCAACAAGGATTCAAATACCAATGGAGAGGAAGAAGCATTCGATCCTACCGAAATGATTATGCACCACATTGCCGATGCGCATGTATGGCATATTGTTTCGTGGGGGAAGGGCGATAAGCAAATCCACATCCAAATTCCACTGCCCATTATTTTATACGATAAAGGTAAAGTCCATTGCTTTTTGTATTCGCGCTTCAATAATGACACCCATATAGCAGAAAGTCAGGGAAGTTATTTTTTGTATCATCACGGTAAAATTTATAACAGCGATGCCAACGGGACAATACAGTACGACCAAGAAGGGCATATCATTAACACTGCACCATTGGATTTTTCCTTAAAACGTAACGTTTGGTCCATGTGGCTCTCAATTGCCTTGCTTATCTGGATTTTTGTGACCGTGGCCAAAAGTTATAAAAACGGGCCTGCCAAGCCCAAAGGTATTCAGGCCCTTATGGAACCCCTAATACAGTTTGTTAACGACGACATAGTGCGCATGCAGATTGGCGAAGAGAAAGCACGCAGGTTTGCCCCTTACTTGCTTACGGTCTTCTTTTTTATTTGGATCAATAATATGCTGGGACTGGTTCCTTTTTTCCCGGGCGCGAGTAACTTTACGGGTAATATTTCGGTGACAATGGTATTGGCCGTGTTCACATTTCTTATAACCAACATTAATGGTACCACCAACTACTGGAAACATACTTTGATAGCGCCAGGGGTGCCGTTTTTCGTAAAGCTGATTTTGGTGCCGGTAGAAATCATTGGACTGTTTACAAAACCATTTGCTTTAATGATTCGTTTATTGGCCAATATAACCGCTGGTCATATTATCATTCTGAGTTTGGCATCGCTTATTTTTGTTTTAAAATCGATTTACATCGCACCGGTATCTATACTGCTTAGCCTTATTATGTTTATGCTGGAGTTATTGGTAGCTTTGCTGCAAGCTTATATATTTACCTTGTTGTCGGCCCTGTTTATTGGCATGGCTGTACAGGATACAGAACATTAA
- the atpE gene encoding ATP synthase F0 subunit C: MTSSLTVVGLGIIVLGAALGIGKLANGAMEAMARQPEISTKIQTAMIIAAALIEGAALFAIVVAWLKG, encoded by the coding sequence ATGACAAGTTCTCTTACCGTTGTTGGATTAGGAATAATTGTATTGGGCGCCGCGCTGGGAATCGGAAAATTAGCCAATGGGGCAATGGAAGCCATGGCTCGCCAGCCCGAAATAAGCACAAAAATTCAAACAGCCATGATTATTGCCGCAGCCCTTATTGAGGGTGCCGCTCTTTTTGCTATTGTGGTGGCATGGCTTAAAGGATAA
- the atpF gene encoding F0F1 ATP synthase subunit B, with translation MDFLLTPDPGLVFWTTVSFVILMVILKKYAWTPILDALNMRSETIEESLKAAERAKAEVENLVKVRQEMMDDARNERDELLKETRELKDKILSEAKLGASNESEKIISLARKQIEAEKNAAIKEMKKQVAELSIDIAGMLIQTELKDDQKQRAIIDKYLENINFN, from the coding sequence ATGGATTTTTTATTGACACCCGATCCGGGCCTGGTTTTTTGGACAACCGTTTCTTTTGTTATTTTGATGGTTATTCTTAAAAAATATGCCTGGACACCTATACTGGATGCCCTCAACATGAGGAGCGAAACCATTGAGGAGTCCCTCAAAGCCGCTGAACGAGCCAAAGCCGAAGTGGAAAATCTGGTAAAGGTAAGGCAGGAAATGATGGACGACGCACGGAATGAACGCGATGAATTGTTAAAGGAAACACGCGAACTAAAAGATAAAATACTGAGCGAAGCCAAGCTGGGTGCTAGCAACGAATCGGAAAAAATAATCAGTTTGGCACGTAAGCAAATAGAGGCTGAAAAAAATGCTGCTATCAAAGAAATGAAAAAACAGGTAGCCGAATTGTCTATTGATATCGCGGGTATGCTCATCCAAACCGAATTGAAGGATGACCAAAAACAAAGGGCTATAATCGATAAGTACCTCGAAAACATAAACTTTAATTAA